ccacacacagtgatgcatttacTTAAGTCGattaaatctttaattaatacatcactggtttggcaccgccttcaaagtgatcagatggtagcacatacaatgtttgtaattttgaagtcggtttaatttttttggtaaaaagattttataagaaactaatatcacgtgtctcaaaggaaacctgcatacctgagaattttcttaattctctgcgtgtgtgaagtctgccaatccgcattgggccagcgtggtggactcaagctcagcaatgagccaaatatgggttgataatgattgatGAACCTGCCAGGGTATTACCACAATACTTACCGCATTGGCTGATGACATTCAAATACTTACCGCATTGGCTGATGACATTCAAATATTTCCCAGTCCTCAGTATGATGTCCGTGGATTTCTCCAGAAACTTCGGCACCCGGTCCCTTTGCACGCAGTAGCGCTTCTCCCAATAGTCAGCGGAATAGTCCACTGGCAACTCTTCTTTGTTTACCAGTTCATTGTCTTCTATCATAAAttcctaaaattataaaaaaaatacagttattaatttattagtgttaCTAGCGGCCACCTGCGACTTtctccgcgtggaaatcaatgtaaacttataTTGTGTATGTACTACAAGCcgtatttcaccactttaggggtcgaatttaaaaaaattttgaattacattatgttttgtattttttttatgatttatgaacaaatttttaaaactgtaactctaaaaatgaaggactttccatacaaactttcaacccctattttacccccttctcattttatttttgcattgaaaagtatcctataaccttctccgtattatggtcttgaACCGTGCCCAGTTTCATTCGAATTCATTCAGTattttcagcgtgatgcccgaataacaaaaaacacggacagacagacagacaaaaaatcgaaaaaaaaatattattagcttCAGTATCTATTATATAATGTCCCCAacgaaaaatttcaaaatatctccaagtttaaattacatttttgtacattctgtacaaaaatgtaaatgtacggaatttgtattataagtatGGATTCTAGACGGAGCTGGTGTcttttatgccacgctaacgtttgttgttgtatgtatagaattcgaacagttttattataagtatagatatatatagattagGTAAAGCCTGAATACTTCTAGACATCACAAAATTGCATACATTGCAGGATATTTAGGCTAGTGTTGCATGCACTACCCAACAGTTGAGTGCCAGGCCCAGGCCGGCTTCAAAATGCACGCGTATATAAGCAGCTTGTTGTCAACTTAGTGCTTCTGTAAAGCCAGTGGAATGTAAATCAAATGAAAACATACTTGAAAAGGATCGACAATAGTCCCTTTATGTATCCACTGGTCCAAAATATTGAGATATGGGCGACAAGCTCTCTCAGTGAGGAACAGAGCTATCTCCTGCGCGCGCGCGTCGCCCGTCAGGGTACTGGTCTTCTCATGCAGCACCGTCAGCACGGAGCCACCTCTTAGCTCACTCTGAAAATAGATTGTGGGAGAGTCAAATGCAGTCAAAATcaatgttcatttatttcaatttggcttagtttcaagcactttcgaaacgttaggtaaaaatattattagataatggtgtttatcaccattttacaaaattatctagaactaagtacacccTAACTAAACCAGAGAAAAAAGTTTGACGTGTAAATATGTTACTTTATATCAATAAAGGAATACCTTTAGTTACTTAATGTCAATAAAGGAATACCTTCAGTTACTTTATGTCAATAAAGGAATACCTTTAGTTATTTTATGTCAATAAAGGAATACCTTTATTGACATTAAGTAACATAGTGACAccacaaaataaatacataatttttaaattaagttttcaattcaatcctaaacttttattaattgatattgatatatttgagacccttattccatgcacatgaaattaatattgtttatattaaatttgatatgagtcaagtacgctattccttgacaattgattaatttTGTAGCTCAATAGCGGAATTcagtagtgctaacatgcgaccaacgattAACTTTGTAAAGAGAAATTtgtccattacaaatttcaaccaatgacAATGCAACCGAAAATACCGCTATCACATTCAATGCGTTGGGACGAAACAGATGGTACTGAACCATTGAACTAACTAACTCCGCCATTGGACAACATTTTGCCTGTTTCTCTTCCCTTGGTAATGCTAGCCCTGGAGGTAGGCTAAAAGCAACATTTTCAACTCTGATGCAATGACTTTAGTCTTTATTACTTGTCATAGAGATGGAAAAAAGTTGCCAAATCAGCTAGGAAGCAGAAATAGTTATAAATAGTCCTGAGATAGATTACCTTCCCAATGCTGGTAACGATGGCAGCTAAGACTTGCATTGTATGCATTGTAGGCAGCACGAAGTACCAGAGCTTCTGCAGTGTTAGGCTTGATGACATTTGTTCAGTCTCCAATTGAGCTACCATTGTCTGAAAgtagaaaacaattatttgtttttttttaaaacaaccaCTAATATTCTCCACCAGCTCAGCCCCGCGGTGCCTACATAACATGTATACCTAGCCTAcacgtaatttaaattttctgggatattttttgttatttttcagtatttccattttaaatttcatccaaatcagtttagtagttgcgaaattaaaaagtaacaaacatctatacagaCTTTCgcgaaaatctcaatcggcccagccagggatcgaacccaggacctccattttgtaaaaccaccgcgcataccactgcgccatggaggtagTCAAGGATGCAGTTGATGGGACACAAGAAACTAGGTTatcacaaatattaataaagcaCAATTGTTTATTCATTCTTATTGTAAAGCTGTGAAATATACACCCAAGTTTTCACATCTTAATAACAGATGTTAACAGTATGTATAGTCTTGATTGAATATAACtggataattaattaagtaaagagaagcaataaaaaatctgaaagcacagtgttggtcgacccccaactaggtgggccgaggacatcaagcgagttgcagggtgccgctggatgctcgtgacttgagactgttttgtttagaagtgcaagaggcctatgtccagcagtggaaatccattggctgttaatgatgatgattatgaataaCAAAACCTGTTTATAATACTCACATAATAGTCTTTTAGCAAGATCTCTATAGCACCAACCAATGCATGTAGCACCTGACCAGACCACATGTCACAGCTCTCTATAAACCTCCTCACTATGGAATAGTTTGACGCTAATGGCAACATCTGTTGTACTATCTGTTTGAGCGCATCATCCAGTTCATCGGAAATGAGGAATGTTCTTTGATCATACGTGTCCTTAACTGGCTGGTGAACTATAAAGTTGCCGGGAATTCCAGAGAAGATATACAAGAGTTCATCTATAATTATATTCTCTTGTGAGAGAACGGGAATTCCAGctgaaataagtatttattgttattagttaaattaataaatatactaaagccatactcaaggagtactgtttactaacaaacaaattaaaaatgagggtataagtgactagtcatttcacacctaataataattataattaacttgttcttagattaatgaaaatacatttgattaataagccTTAAATGATTAGTTATAGTTaacatattttgaataatattttataataaaacaatacataatttaaaataaaaagttatgaaatgtcatgcattttctaccctcatatctaatttgtttgttagtaaacagtactcctcgagtatggctttagtatagtaatATCTATCAAAGTAAAGATTTTaaggttattatttaaaagtttttattacaaatcacTAGTGGATGCCCcacaatttcattattattagttcCTGTGGAAAAATTTGGAGAAAAATATAGCTACATTTTTCGTTAACTGGAGCATTCCATTTGTAAAAGAGTTTAAATGAATTATCATATTATGCTTACCTAATGAAGAGATCAAAGGTAATTGCTCTTTAGGGAAATCCCACGACATAGCAGGATGGTCTTTCTGCCAGTTGGGCAAATCTAGATTCTTATACCAATTGGGCACTGTTTTGACTTCTTTCTCCTCAAATGATTTCATGACTAATTTCTTACTCTCATCTACAGCTTTTAGTAATTTGTCTTTAATCTGTAACAAGATATGTTTTCAAAATGTTAGTAATTAAAtttcacaataaaattaaaagtgatATGTTGCTTTGTTCTGATGAAACAGGGAATCAAAGTGTTTCAAGAGATTTTTGCATTTTATGTTAATGAAacacagtaaaagctccttattcacgcttcctttattcacatTTTCACTATTCACTGATCAAAGGAGTTCGTTTCAAATGATATACTTTTAACAAAATACcttgtacaatttaaaaatattaccataTTGTACTATAGGTGGTTAAAAAagtcaaattaaaaagtaactaATATCAGTAATAGAAATTAgaattaaaaacataacaaaataataaaaataaatacctggGGGAGGTCTTCTTTGGTAATCTGGTGTTTATTATCACCTAAAATAGGTTTAGGAGCCACTTTTGGCTTTGAAATTCTAGACTTCTTATCTTCGTGAACCAATTTATAGAATAGATAAATCAGATCAGGCAAATAGTCAATGCTGAAAACAGAAATTATCGTCACTATAGgtacttagttaattaaaacTACTTTAATCATTTTAAATAGTAGCGGGAAATTATTAGCCATATAATAATAACGGGTAATAATTAGAATAAGGTCGCCTCGACCGAGGGGTTTTGGGGAGGGGGGAGGGGAGGGGGGGAGGTGGGGGACCTCCCTACGTTATTTATTTACCGCTGAaagtagtagttttttttttatgatttttttaaatttacgaatTTTTTAGGTTAAGTACGTATATTTGTAGGTCAAACCTCACTGGTATAATCACGGTTCACTCACAATCATCTTATGCATCACTTGTAACAAGATAattcacttttttttacaagaaaactaaaaaaaacttaatagtattgtaaatgattaattaatattgtaaaaattaatgacAGTTATCAGCTGTGTCAACCATAGACCAAGTTTTTTATGACTGACACAGACTACGGCTCTGGGTTCCAGATTTTTGACATAGAATAGCAAATTTGTCACAGATTAACAAATACTACTAATAAATTCGAAATTATTGCCAAAAttaatggatggatggatatcATCTTTATTGTACTGATAATGCCAAACTTCTTCTGTGCCAAAGTTTTAGTAATAGCAGAAAGCATTTTTAAGTGGCTACGCCAGAAGACTCGCTTCGTCGCCCCTTCATTCAGCTTCACCTATTCGGACCTTAGTTTCGCTACAGAGGTCGCCGGCTCGCTTCGCTCGCCACCTCCCCCTTTCGCTCAACTAGGCCTCATAGGTTTGCTTCATTCAGGACCTTCTTCGCGAGCTTCTGGCTTCGCGCTTTACAAAAACACTCTAGGGGTAGGGCAGACAAGACTGCTTGGAGTCGGGGTGCCCAAATTTTGTAATTATCTAACACTATTTAATTATCTGTGGTTATTCTAGGTTTACTGTCATGCATCTGTGGCTAAAAACACGTTTGTTAGGTTAGTCTGTGACATTATTGCTTTAGTCaaatgaaaattgacaaaaatattaattgtatttaattatttatgtttttttgggATTTCTTGTTAAAAATGTGTATTATCTTGTGTTGTGAGTTATGCTTGTGATAATTGTgagtgaaaaaatataaaaccagtGACTTTAGACCATGAAATCTGGCCAAAATATACGCACATAAcctaaaacttttttaacaaaaaaaaaaaaaactatcagtcTCAGCGGGTAAAATCATGTTGTAGAGGTATTATTAGACTCCACAATATCCTCTGATATCATCATCTTATTTCTAGGAAGGCGACCTTATTCTAATGCCAACCCATAATAACTTTACACACCTGCGATTTCGCATCTCCTCGTACTTTTTTAAAAACGCTTTTGAATTGGACGCCTTAAGTGCCAACCGTTGTGCGTATTCATTCACTTGCTTTGAAGATAGATTACTATTGCCGTAATTAGGATCATTTTGAAGATACTCCAATACAATATCAGCTTCTAAGTTACATCTGGAATTGAATTAATTGAAGTCATTAAACAAGTACTATTATTAAGATGAGAGCGTAAGATGAAAAACGTACCCTAAAGCATCTAAAAGCTCTTTAATAGTGCTTTGCATTTCTTTCTCGGGTAATATCCAGTTTTGAaacatttaacaaaacaatttttaacaaaaatctaTTTGTTAACTGCTTCATACAATATGAATTGTAAttgattttttgtaattaatgtttgttgttttatttgtttgtaatttgAATCACAGatcactttattttaaaatagatagaTTTTTGGAATTTGGATTTTTgcatgacattgacaatgacggAAACATGACAGATTgtgacagattgagattttgtgGGGTACACAGATAAATAAGGGAAGACAGAGTATTGGTATAAATGGTAGGTAacgcctagttcggactactttagtattttagtcgactacgaacgatttttggatttaccgcctaaaaatcgttcgtactcatacatttacgagtcggtacaagtatgTTCGTACtcgtctcatcatcatcatcatcatcatcatcatcatcatcaatcatcatcatcatcatcatcatcatcattatcaacacatattcgactcactgttgagctcgagtctcctcttagaatgagaggggttaggccaatagtcaccacgctggcccaatgtggattggcagatttcacacacgcagagaattaagaaattgctctggtatgcaagtttcctcacgatgtttttccttgaccgtttgagacaagtgatatttaatttcttaaaatgcacacaatgaaaagttggaggtgcatgccccggaccggattcgaacccacaccctccggaatcgaaagcagaagtcatatccactggggtatcacggcTCTACTACGTACTcgtctaaaatactaaagtagtccaaacAAGGCCTTAATCATGTATTAATGATGTTTACAAGGTTTTTGTAGACAAACCCTTCGATATATTCAAAAATCtttgaatcttaatttgacaCACTTTCcgatcttcgattaggatgaaattgtgcacacgctctgagttctgatgacaatatataactagctaagaaaagtcattaaaaatccaatatggtggcctccacaagatggcggactggctgtttaaaAACCACCCCCattatatggatatcaaataaaagggtttgctgtcagaattacgaaaaaaaagttacataacttaaatacaatatttataatttttagtgcgtgctaaaagcgtgtttttaagttttttaaactatttaaagttataaggttattattaagttatatagttagttataaagttatatattataaaaaaaaagtgtgtcagctccgtcgcacgaatggagtttactcttttcaatagcaacgccagaaaagtgaaaggtgcgcaaccgaggtgcagcgctgcgtgcgcgcccgccaacagcgtgcacgtgcgtgcggacgcgctaggcatgtgcacgctatggcggctacgtacggtgaaaggtgcgcagaataggttgcgcacaaaaaacgtaccgaggggtataaatgaaaaatcgattgttaaggagtaaactccaataagttatgaaatgacatgcgttacgttttttgtgcgcaacctattctgcgcacctttcaccgtgcgctgtgccgccaacaacttgcacatcgtacccatgtgcacgctgtaggcgggtgcgcacgccgcggcctgctgcacctcggttgtgcacctttcacttataaggcgcgagtattgagacgtgcttcgagctaactttttgttttttttaacatacacacttttttttgttggtaaacagtgcacatcgagtagggctttagtaatacttatgttaaagaagactaaatgtatagaattgtaaaataactaatagactttataatatacttcacattatattttttactcttacaatgatataatcattaagcaaacaagcccaataacatatagtatataggtatagtcgcctatacagcataccctatgtacgtctcaatacactcacagctaaattagaaagttgcgcactaaaggtgcgcaccaaaaacgtgacactttttcgttagttcagttggttttacccctcggatttttctcataccgggcgccttatatataaaaaatcaattcttaaggagtaaactccaataaactccaataatattctatttgttttgtataagaAGCTTTGGAACGATCTTTTTATCTTTCTTTCGTTAAGATGACCCGATAAAAAATGTCCTGTAAATAAATGTGTGTCAGCtacgacgcacgaatggagctTGGGTTTCAGAATGGGTTACAGATCGACTGTCTATGTCGAAATAgttgtatgttgccccgcagcatacattatatacgtctcaatacatacgcctgaaaagtgaaaggtgcgcaaccgaggagcagcaggccgcggcatGCACGCCTGCCAACATGTGTACGCTGTCGGCGGTAGCGCACGGTGagaggtgcgcagaataggttgcacaaaaaaacgtaacgctgtcattcgttcatcgaattttactgcccttTTTTATACCGGGGGCTACTTATATCAAAATCGATTCTTATGGTGTAAACCCCAAAAACTGTATGGAGCTGAAGTGaccatcattttgatttaaCTTGTATATTTAtcgaggtttgtaaattggtataaaacttgtgtatACACTTTctagttacaaagttgctgctaaaaatgtatggaaggtgctgaatttttaatacaagaaaaaaatttaaagcttgAAGTTTCCAACtatttccttcaaaatgttttacaatatcTACCTACTTGCTGAAATTTACCAATTTATCCATcagtattaaatttttatgaaaaaattctaaataaaagtTACCCTTGCTTAACAGATCTGAGTATTTTGTTTATTCAACGGATAGAGCATTTTACGAAATAAACTCTTCATAATCGTTATCAGCCTATTCAAATTTAAATGGTCTACAACTGTAGCCAGGAGACAATCACTGTAGGAGAGGAGATTTGGAACCAACACACTGACACAATGCGGTTTGGTGGGCTTAGTGTGACAATGTTTGATCACAATACAACGATCATTTTCAAGCTTTTGATACACTACAGATCTGTGAGTAAGCgtagtgaaaaaaaaagttaaatcgcTTGTGTCATATTACCAAGTCATTACAAATGACTGCATTAGTAAATTTAGACAAGTAGGCAgatattgtaaaacattttgaaaaaagaagttggaatgtgcacactttgaaattttttcttgtaggtattgaaaattcagcaccttccatacatatttatcagaaactttgtaactacaaagagtagacacaagtttataccaatttacaaacctcggtaagtgtacatttttttaaatattggtccaTACATTTCTTTTACAGGACATTTTTCATCATCTTAATTCTTCTTAAGGCTTCtcgtacaaaacaaataaaacattatttaccaaAGTAGTAGTAGGTTTTTAGGTTAATTGGTaaatccgtaatgtttaacaaaaatcatatctttgaaatcttaattccagcagcaattttgaaaaatccggtaaaaaaaatatgacttgGTTACCCTAgggaaaactatttaaattagttaattatcttttgcgttttatccattaattacgggacaccctgtatattttttttttatataccgaatttttttagattttgtgTGAATTTTTACCGATTTTAGTGGGCAACTCTACCGATTTCGCACAATGATGTTCGAGCGTAGACCGAAAATTCGTCTGAGCGTTCGAGACCACTGTGGCCACGTAGTGATTACTCATATTGGTCTGTGCTGTGGTGCGTGATTATACCTGAATCTATGATTGGCGGTCGGCGCTAGGAATTCAAAGAGTATAATCTAGTTTAGgtaagttttcttttgttctaaaattaagttaattggTATGGAAATTTAAACTGTTATTATTATGAACTTTTGCGTTAAGCATAAGCGGTATTTCATCACAATGATTTTACAAAAATGCACCTTTGCGCGTCCCGAACGGGTcggcattataataataaaagaaattcaaccgactttaaaacaataaaatgtttatactaaaataaaaagcgaaaattacACCGTATGTGCTAACTTCTGATCAGCTTGAACGTGGTACCAGTGGCGTTATTTCAAGCCAAATTTAATGAATGTCACATCTGTgacctttgttttttttgtctGATAAAGGTAGGTCACCTAGGTAGGTAacctaaagatatttttttagatggGTAGGTAGATACCTATATAAGACTTCTCTTTACACATAACATACATATTCCTTTCAATTTTATGctgacacatttttttatttttacgattccgaaagtggaaaaaaaaacttttaccaacttcatcattttcatacgaggattttaaaaatatttttttggaataaaaaaaatagttttctagttatttaaacaaatggaCGACAATTGACCATGTCCTTTTTCTTCTTATGTgtgtgtaaaatttttaacaaaatacagaaattagctTTTGACATGAAGATTTTcggaaaactttaaaaaagtaacaaaaataatcaacTGTATCGTGTgttacatcaaatgaaagagcttgCTATAAGGATCTTCAATATTGTTTTttcgtaattttaaaataaatggtttcTAAATTCTaagtgttacaaatagtacctgcttcccgcctatttcgtatagatatgtgtcgccgcctagcgtatagtagcgtcatttcatttcatacttttatgattTCCGGTTATTATaacaatt
This window of the Bicyclus anynana chromosome 6, ilBicAnyn1.1, whole genome shotgun sequence genome carries:
- the LOC112051485 gene encoding gamma-tubulin complex component 2 isoform X1, whose product is MFQNWILPEKEMQSTIKELLDALGCNLEADIVLEYLQNDPNYGNSNLSSKQVNEYAQRLALKASNSKAFLKKYEEMRNRSIDYLPDLIYLFYKLVHEDKKSRISKPKVAPKPILGDNKHQITKEDLPQIKDKLLKAVDESKKLVMKSFEEKEVKTVPNWYKNLDLPNWQKDHPAMSWDFPKEQLPLISSLAGIPVLSQENIIIDELLYIFSGIPGNFIVHQPVKDTYDQRTFLISDELDDALKQIVQQMLPLASNYSIVRRFIESCDMWSGQVLHALVGAIEILLKDYYTMVAQLETEQMSSSLTLQKLWYFVLPTMHTMQVLAAIVTSIGKSELRGGSVLTVLHEKTSTLTGDARAQEIALFLTERACRPYLNILDQWIHKGTIVDPFQEFMIEDNELVNKEELPVDYSADYWEKRYCVQRDRVPKFLEKSTDIILRTGKYLNVISQCGNSIAKPNTEEIKYSLREQNYGAIIQKAYAFASKSLLELLLKEYDLMGRLKSVKNYFLMSQGDFIVQFMDATEQELSKKIDDIIPSKLESLLGLCLRLSAASHDPYNEDMRVELLPYDLQFQMFKILSIETEEENEYKQNKDCLPLTGIETFSFGMEVKWPVSLILNHKAIACYQMIFRHLFFCKHVERLLCRVWLYNKVVKRFSEARLYADAFALRQRMLSCVQHLQYYMCVEVIEPSWCHLIQSLDKVNNVDEVLERHNDFLESCLGDCMLTSPQLLKAVTTLCLVCVQFCTFMQDTFYLYNGGTASGSADSFSQSVSRYGLRFTAALLSVLAIIDQMARDNNSNKLLNISARLNFNTYYVKQLERFTEEKLLEPKPKKSS
- the LOC112051485 gene encoding gamma-tubulin complex component 2 isoform X2, which produces MFQNWILPEKEMQSTIKELLDALGCNLEADIVLEYLQNDPNYGNSNLSSKQVNEYAQRLALKASNSKAFLKKYEEMRNRSIDYLPDLIYLFYKLVHEDKKSRISKPKVAPKPILGDNKHQITKEDLPQIKDKLLKAVDESKKLVMKSFEEKEVKTVPNWYKNLDLPNWQKDHPAMSWDFPKEQLPLISSLAGIPVLSQENIIIDELLYIFSGIPGNFIVHQPVKDTYDQRTFLISDELDDALKQIVQQMLPLASNYSIVRRFIESCDMWSGQVLHALVGAIEILLKDYYTMVAQLETEQMSSSLTLQKLWYFVLPTMHTMQVLAAIVTSIGKSELRGGSVLTVLHEKTSTLTGDARAQEIALFLTERACRPYLNILDQWIHKGTIVDPFQEFMIEDNELVNKEELPVDYSADYWEKRYCVQRDRVPKFLEKSTDIILRTGKYLNVISQCGNSIAKPNTEEIKYSLREQNYGAIIQKAYAFASKSLLELLLKEYDLMGRLKSVKNYFLMSQGDFIVQFMDATEQELSKKIDDIIPSKLESLLGLCLRLSAASHDPYNEDMRVELLPYDLQFQMFKILSIETEEENEYKQNKDCLPLTGIETFSFGMEVKWPVSLILNHKAIACYQMIFRHLFFCKHVERLLCRVWLYNKVVKRFSEARLYADAFALRQRMLSCVQHLQYYMCVEVIEPSWCHLIQSLDKVNNVDEVLERHNDFLESCLGDCMLTSPQLLKAVTTLCLVCVQFCTFMQEMHKYFVDAELNSMLGPTYDSTDYSEDTFYLYNGGTASGSADSFSQSVSRYGLRFTAALLSVLAIIDQMARDNNSNKLLNISARLNFNTYYVKQLERFTEEKLLEPKPKKSS